In Afipia carboxidovorans OM5, the sequence AGTCGGTCAACGCCAAGGGGCTCGATCTGCGGGTGCGGTTGCCGCAAGGCTGGGACGACCTCGAGGGGCCTGTGCGCAAGCGGGCCGGTGAGGCGATGTCGCGCGGCACGGTCTACGCCAACCTCAACGTCAAGCGCGCAAGTTCGGCGGCGGTGGCGCGGATCAATCAGGATATTCTAGCCTCGCTTCTCGATGCCGCGCGCGACCTTGCCGCCAAGGTAGGGGCTGCGCCGCCCACGGTCGATGGCCTGCTTGCGGCCAAGGGTGTGATCGAGATCGTCGAACCCGAAAGCAGCGAAGCCGAGATCGCTGCCGCCAAGGCTGCTGCTGCTGCGGCATTTGAGACAGCATTGCAGGGACTCATCGAGATGCGCCGCCGCGAAGGCGTCGCGCTTGGTGAAATCCTCTCCCAGCGCGTGAACGATATCGAGCGCCTGGCGGGCAGGGCGGAAGCCGCCCCCGGCCGCAAGCCGGACGCGATTAAGGCAAAGCTTACCGAGCAGATCGCGACGCTGCTCGATGCGTCGGAGCGTTTCGATGCCGATCGTCTCGCGCAGGAAGCGCTGCTGATTGCGACCAAGGCCGACATTCGCGAAGAACTCGACCGTATCGGCTCGCATGTCGCGCAGGCGCGCGAGCTTCTGTCCAAGGGCGGACCGGTCGGGCGGCGGCTCGATTTCCTCTCGCAGGAATTCAACCGCGAAGTAAACACTACCTGTTCGAAATCGAACGACATCGAGCTGACCAATATTGGCCTCGAACTGAAGAACGTCGTCGAGCAGTTTCGTGAACAGGTTCAGAATCTGGAGTGACGGCAATGAGTGGCAATGCACGCACGGGAGAGCGGCGTGGCCTGATGTTCGTGCTGTCCTCACCCTCGGGCGCGGGCAAGTCGACGCTGTCGCGGATGCTGGTCGAGAATACGCGCGGTCTGCGGATGTCGATCTCGGCGACGACGCGGCCGATGCGGCCGGGCGAAGTCGAGGGCGAGCATTATTACTTCATCGACAAGCCGCGCTTCGACGCGATGGTGCTTGCGGGCGAATTCCTCGAACATGCGCCGGTGTTCGACAATCATTACGGTACGCCGCGCGCGCCGGTCGAGCGGGCGCTCGCAGCCGGCGAGGACGTGCTGTTCGACATCGACTGGCAGGGTACGCAGCAATTGCGCGAGAAGGCACGGGCCGATGTCGTCAGTGTCTTCATCCTGCCGCCGTCGGCATCTGACCTCGAACGCAGGCTGCACACGCGCGCGCAGGATTCCGACGCGGTGATCCGCGGGCGGATGGATCGTGCGACCCATGAACTGAGCCACTGGGCCGAATACGATTATGTCGTGATCAATAACGATCTCGGCCGGGCGTTTGGCGAGATCGAGACGATCCTGCGCGCCGAGCGGCTGAAGCGCGAACGCCAGACCGGCCTTTCGACTTTCGTGCGCGATCTGCAGACCCAGTTGAAGAAGTAACGCGCACGCGTTGTGCCGGGGCCATATCCGGAATCTCATATCTATCTCTGATAGCTCACCGAGTCCTGATCCCCTCCATTTGGGGGAGGGATGCTGACTGTTGCCGCATAGAAGAATCGGATTCCGAGATAATCAGAGATTGTTCTGCACTCTTATCGCAGTGCGATAAAACAGGGTGCCTCATTTCAGCTATGAGCTTTGCTTCATGGCATAGCTATTCCGCGCCTCCCATACTGCCCCTGATTTGAAGAAGTGCGGCTGCTGCAATGCAGACCGCATCCTGGGTAGGGAAACAAAATGTATGCAGAATAGAGGTTCAAGGAGAATTTCGGCGGCCGCATCGCGCACTAGATGAGCCGGCCTCTCAAAGGCGCAAAACGGAGCGACACGGAAACGCTCGTTTGCGCCCGCCGAATCCGCTCAAGCCGCCGATCATGAACGCCGCATTCGATGCCTGGTGTCGGCAGACTGCTGCCGCCGCACTGACGACGTTCGCGCATTAGGTCGGAAATACAACAAGAGCCGGCGCTCCGAGCCGGTCATCACTCAAAAACAGTGGCTTGAACCCTGCCGGGGCGAGCCGCCGCCAGACACCTTTTGATGAAAACAGGG encodes:
- a CDS encoding YicC/YloC family endoribonuclease; this translates as MALSSMTGFSRSHGTSGPYTFEWELKSVNAKGLDLRVRLPQGWDDLEGPVRKRAGEAMSRGTVYANLNVKRASSAAVARINQDILASLLDAARDLAAKVGAAPPTVDGLLAAKGVIEIVEPESSEAEIAAAKAAAAAAFETALQGLIEMRRREGVALGEILSQRVNDIERLAGRAEAAPGRKPDAIKAKLTEQIATLLDASERFDADRLAQEALLIATKADIREELDRIGSHVAQARELLSKGGPVGRRLDFLSQEFNREVNTTCSKSNDIELTNIGLELKNVVEQFREQVQNLE
- the gmk gene encoding guanylate kinase, with the protein product MSGNARTGERRGLMFVLSSPSGAGKSTLSRMLVENTRGLRMSISATTRPMRPGEVEGEHYYFIDKPRFDAMVLAGEFLEHAPVFDNHYGTPRAPVERALAAGEDVLFDIDWQGTQQLREKARADVVSVFILPPSASDLERRLHTRAQDSDAVIRGRMDRATHELSHWAEYDYVVINNDLGRAFGEIETILRAERLKRERQTGLSTFVRDLQTQLKK